In Danio rerio strain Tuebingen ecotype United States chromosome 18, GRCz12tu, whole genome shotgun sequence, the genomic window ttatttatttattgacttatttatttatttatttgattgtttatttatttgattgtttatttatacCTCCCTgtctttatttacagttgaagtcaaaattttatAGCCCTTCTGTGGAATtgtaattctttttaaatatttcccaagtgatgtttaacagagaattttctttttcaacatattttaaaagataatatttaataacaaatgtctattttttcaacttattttacaagtgcagtttaaaggtttAACTTGGTAATTATGCTAATTAGACAGGTTAGTAATTTggataaaaatatatttcttaatgtctgcatgaaccagaagctaCGACATTTTTCTTTTCGTATTGTGATGCAGCTCCTGTAGAGAAACGGAATatcaaatgagaaaacagtggcgtagcttgttttttctactgcgagctgattggattcAGGcaattcattcagaaagatcgggaaaagggtttagggagagttattacaacctagcATACATCTCCTCctcatcatttctgtttgttatCAAAACTGACTGTTGGTTGGAGTGTGCTTAAAGGTGCAGAatttaagtttgacacccagtggttgaactaggtattgcatgcctggtttaaaacacacgccagcacaggttgccagactgATGAAATCAACAGTAGTGTGACTAACtaatcgagcctaaaggctgatttagtCATGTTCTAACTGAAAGCAACGGCAGGCGATCGAaggaatttttttaaatgttaaaagtagtttttaaatgctaataatgtgagtttgaatgccattttgcatgacatttattgccatataatgaaagcagcagcagatagttcagctcagatctggaaaataaaataagccatttgaaattgaactttagaactgtgacacatatcagtgattcagcatctacatttaattatgttttaaatgtattaattagattataaaccttaccatttcattgggGTGCAGttagtgcactattctgtgcttctgaatggctgtatttaaatttctgtcgtgtttcgtctggtgcaaacagccaaattgctgtGGAACTCTGAATCCGTATCTCATtacggagtctgctactgtccaacaGAGATTGCATTGGAGTCATGAACGCATGCTtcgagagccttcctgactgaatgaaatacgctgttttttAACAAGGCAACCCGGCGTGCTGAAATATCAttagctaaactggcattgggcaggttaaatgaacaaaacaaaaacagttgttccggcacgtaacgcacattttcaaagccgaatatctgacttcagcattgcttttcagataaacaagattgttcacttagcatgtttcttaaatatctgcaaacatattatggtatttttatgctttagaagagtcaaaaacgtacacacagcacctttaagtatgttagccatgcccaatacctcagacagaacTAATCTTAGAACTGAACTGAAAACAGCAAGTGCATCTTTAGAGTTCATAAAATGAACTTTATTTCAGTTTTCGAAGAAATTTTTTACagctaaattaaaacaattattcaaacattataggaaatactgttaaacatcacctgggaaatatttgaaaaacaatacaaatttcacaagagggctaatactTTCACATCAACTCTCCTTATTTATTCTTTGCATATGTGTTATGCttaaatgatggtgatgatgttaTTGGTTATGTATGATGAATCAAGCCTTTGTCCTATTAAAAACCTTTGCTCTACTTTTCTGGCTCTTGTTTTGTTCAGTTTATGCAATATGAGTTTCAGTCATGCTTCGGCTTGGCTGTGATTCACTGGCCTTGAGTATCAGGAATTATTATGAAATGCGGTTTCTGCTTGATATGCACTACAATTTAAAAGTTTGGGGGTGTcagattgtttatatatatatctatttatatatatataaaatcgtcttttaaatcttaatttttgcTTGATACAAAACATAGTAAAAAGTGATGTTGTAAATATTAAGAAATGCTAAAACAATCATTTTAAGATAatcaagatatttttaagatcttTACATTTTATTCTAAATTAAAATCCTAAATTCCCTAAATTAAAATGGTAAATCCTGTAATGGGACAGTGTTATTCACTGAGCTGTTCACTGCAGTACTGACCCTAAACTTTGAAAAGGTTGTGAATATACGAGAGATGGatttgagagtgtgtgtttacTAGAGCATACACATGACTCTTTTGTTCTTCGTGTAGGTGTCAGACAGAGCCAATGGAAACAATGGCAGATTGGACatgaaaaaagggaaaaagatgAGAAACCGTCAGAAAAAACATCAGAGAAACCGTCAGAAAAATCATCAGAGAAACCATCAGAAAAATCatcaaaataagaaaaaacatcAGAATAATCAGCAGAAACATCTAAACTGGgcaaaaatgtaaattgttaaTATGTACTATATAAAATGAAGATTGTAATTAGTGACAATGAATTTGCGTATAAGCTAtattaaattgttgtttttattaaattgctGCAATGTTGAGcatttttaaacagcagaggGCAGCAGTGGATAAAGTTAGCTGGATTTGTGGAATTGTTACctttgtaaaatataataaaaccttgAATTGATTGGTATAATCATTGTTCTTTTTAACTGCAATCCTTTACTTGTGTGTCCTCCTGGTTTTCTTTGTGCTCCTCTTGCTGTAGTTGAAGGAGGctttgactctgattggctggatGAGCGGTGGAGAACAGCCAATGATTATTGTCCTGCTCTGCCTTATGAGAGTCCAGGAAAGTGTGAGCGGTGAGTTCATACTCTTTACCGAACTGAGACCTAAACACACAaaccaatcaaataaataaacacaaaatgacCATCAAACAGTTCTTAAGCTTATGCTACTGTTTTTCCCTTATTTTAATATCTCTCTCTTTgtttagtataataaaaatatggaaaatattaagTGACCACTAAAAAAATTATCAACCAATGACTACaataaattgtagttttttttaacattcattgatgaataaaatttaaataaaactgtttatcTGTATTATACAAATCTTTTGCAACAGTAATACATTAGTTTTTCTAAaaggaaaaaatgttttaaaatatacaaaaattatacatatatttacaccaaaaggccactttattaggtacacctatccaactgctcattaacacaaatctaatcagccaatcatatagcagcaacttaatgcatttatgcatgtagacatgttcaagatgatctgctgcagtttaaaccgaacatcagaatggaaaagaaaggtgatttaagtgactttgaatgtggaatggttgttggtgccagacgggttggtctgagtatttcagaaactgctgatctactgggattttcacgcacaactatgactagggtttacagagaatggtctgaaaaagagaaaatatccagtgagtgcaaatgcattgttgatgtcagaggtcagaggagaatggccagactggttccagctgaaagaaaggtaacagtaactcaaatagccactctttacaaccgaggtctgcagaagagcatctctgaacacacaacacgtccaaccttggcggatgggctacagtagcaaaagaccacactgggtgccactcctgtcagctaagaagaggaaactgaggctaaaaattcgcacaggctcaccaaaattgtacaATACAAGATTAGAAAAGCGTTGTCTGCTCTAAtgggtctcgatttctgctgcaacattcgaaaGGTTTTCGGATGAtattagattcaacaaggtagtggaatatttccagtaccttgttgaatctatgccacgaaggattaaagcagaactgaagacaaaagggggtccaacccggtacttttaaggtgtacctaaaaatcTGGCCAGTGtattaacattcatttatttattgtaaataaatccttgcaaaaaggatgcattaaattcatagtaaaataatttgtatatatttttttattattcattcaatactaaataaaaatattgtatgtCTATATTAAACATATGAATTTTACTTTCATTATTCTATATGAAGTACTTGTATTTTGAATGTATTTAGCACATGAAGTACTTGgagtatttataatatttatctgCTCCCTGCTCGCATGCATTAAAACGTATAGGTACAAAATGAAATACACCATATTACCATAGGATGTGATTGCTCAGTGCAGCCAGACATTGATTGGTCTTACAGTGGGAAATCAAAACCTTGTTGTTCACCTGCCAAAACAAAGCATTCACTCTACATTATTAAACTGCCAATAGCaataaagtacatttgaaaaacaTAAAGATATACCTGAACCGGGTATCCCTCATTCTCAAGCCTATCTTGTGGGTCGAAATAGAGCACCTTCCACCAGCACAGGAAATCAAACTCCTCTACTAAACTCAGCTCCTGCAGTCGAGACTTCTTAGCACACTTCTGAAATGACTTGTGATCACTGGCAAGAAACAGCTGTGTGGAATTGAAAATCATTTAAAGTaggaaaaaaattacaatggatgtcaatgggtgccaactaccaacattcttcaaaatatcttcttttgtgttcaacagaagaaactgaaAACTGATGACTACATTTTGAAGTGCataaatcattaatatttttaaaaattgtttaaatacaGAAACACATTATATTTCAGCAACTTTATTTAAAGTTTGTCTCAAATAACTTGAGTTTCAGTTTCTACAAGCCCCTTATTCTGAAAATGCACAATCTGATTGGCCAGGTGACCCAATGTACTATGACTGGCTAATTATCTGAAGTGTGTGTCGGATTTAACACCCCCTACCATAATCAAAACAAACCATGTGACAccaattcaattcatttaaagtaagaaaaaaattactttggaagtcaatgggtgccaactaccaacattcttcaaaatatcttcttttgtgttcaacagaaataaaacaaagcaatcaAGACAAACTATACATAATTTGAAAGCTTAACATTTCAAGTTTCCATAAATGATATATCTATCTATAATTAAGTAAAGGGAGAGAAACggataattttcattttaggtgaaATATACTTTTacgttttttactttttataaatttaaaaaggaTGAACTGTACTTAAACATGCATAGTGTAAAACATGCAAAAGTATTTTGTTGTTTACCTCTCCAGCAAAGCCTCCAGTGGTTTTCAGGGCAAAACTTTGATCATATCTGACCACTTCTCCATCTGAGCTCCCATCAACACTGAAACACAGAAATGAAAAATATAGATATCAGCATCAGCATCCATAGACAAGTAAATGCAGATGCCACATGAAACTGCTCCAGATATGTAGATGTGTCTGCCATGTAAGAGTTATTGTGTTGAAacttacagtaaaaaaaacaacaactaaattttgtgcttttatttttataaagtcaatattacactttaaaaaaaatgacagtaacaTTTTAATGGCGAGTGAGCTAGCACCATCTTGTTGTATTTAATCAATTTCCGAAAGTCATTGCTGACATTTATCACATGTATACATAGATATACATACATTTTAGCTATGCTCTGATCGATCGGCCAGAATTCAGTATCGgccaataatcacatttaatgactcaactggtactcgccaatctggccgatcgcaagtgtttgtttacaagcagaggaagatgcacgTGCGCACCTGGGTTATACAGATAGCAGCTACAACatgcaagaaaataaatgatgcaTGGGGGCGTAAGTGATCTCTGCGCACAAgtgacagcagctaaaatatataaagATGTGATGCGACCTCGATTTATACAGTTTATTGATGAGACTCGATAAAATAGCAATTTAGTATTCAGTACATAACAGTGCAGTGAGCACTCTAAATGGTTATAAGAAACATGTTTAAGATTATATGCAGTAATAATAACGTATaggattatatgcagcatccttagtTTATTATCTTAGATAAAGAGAGATCTCTAAagtattcaatttaattcagctttaattgtatagcgcttttacaatgtagattgtgtcaaagcagcttcacataaatggtcatagtaactggaacagtgtagttcagtttttagtgtttaagggtgctttcacacctttgaatcgattcagttgttccgaaacagagattacaaatgttacattgttgctctttgctcttggagcggttcgctttcacactgtaaagtttctaatcggaccaaaagagctaaaacaagtcacgtgtgagttacctctcctcacattggtcagagtgtcggGGTTTATTCCGTTTATttaggttccgaaacaaaagtgtaggtgtgaaagcaccctaagttcagttcagtttagctcagttcagtgtggtttaaagtcattactgagagtccaagcactgaagagcaaatccatagatgtgtagctctacagatcctgaaccatgcaagccagatcATACTTCAAAGTATCTTCATACAGATCAAAATATCATACTTCCAGGGATAACATGCTTTATACAATGGCAAAGTtacataaagcttgaagcatcagaattggtACTCGGTATCGGCCAAGGAATGACAAGGAATTGATATTCGGTATCGGCTGCAAATATCCTGATCGAAGCATCcctaataaatatgtttattttgtttaatgtaatgCGTTACACTAACAAGGACTTGTCACAGTTCATACTTATTATCTGTctcttgatgtttttatttttagccaTTCTGAAGAGGTGACTAAAGATCCATTTTTTTTCTATCAACACTTAAACTACCTTCTGCCCTTTAATActaacatgttttatttaatattgcatttgttttattattaaaaaagtttGCTTAGATGTTCGAGTACTAGCTCTATCTTGTGTAATCTTTATTCTCTCTAATTTACCTATGCTTCTGTAACCAAACCATTTCAGTTCAAGAGTTCGCACTTAGATATTACTTGAtactaatagcaggtttggcatgctgtcccgggagagaaccctgtgCTCGGGGTTCAACTCTATTATATATATTGCAATTGTTTTCAATAATGTGCAACTCTAATGTGCAAGTGCAATACCTTATAATGATGAAAGTGTTTCTAACACAAGGGTCCATGCTATGGGCTCCTCCCACTTGTAGGGGCCCGAGAAGGTGAGGGCCTGTGTTTGTCTGTGAATGCGATGTGACATTACTGCTGTCCGCAATGATGCTGAGGACACAGGGGCTCCGCTGCATGTGACCTCCATCTCCACAGTTCACCAGCATTACTGTGTCCCCAAAGTGTAAAAAACCATCCTGAGATACGGATAAACTCACCTAACAAAAACATTGCATATTACTGCCACATTCAGCAgagaaaaaatacattaaagtgaGGAAAATATGCTCCCTATTTTCctttatgatttattttcttctgttaaacactaacgatattttaaagaaagctgaaaacctctaactattgactttcatagcaggataaacaaatactatggaagttcaCCACTATGGACCACACCAAACCTTGATCTAGACTTTATTGTGGGGATGAAAAGGATAAGggaacagtgggatgaaggggaacataagtaagaggataaacagtgaacagATAGGTACAGTAGGTTAATCGGGCGTTCTACgatgatgcccagagactcagagCGTCCTACAATGATTCCCAGAGACTCGGGCATCCTACgatgatgcccagagactcagaCGGGGGTATCGTCTTTGTAGTATTTTGGGTAGTGTCATTAAACCCCCCGATTCACCCTAGGAGGGAAGAGAGGGCTATAAGGATTGTTAGTGGAAAGTTAATGGAAAGCATGGAAAGGAGGCTGGGTTCGAGAGAATGagaacagtgctagagggc contains:
- the cfap161 gene encoding cilia- and flagella-associated protein 161 (The RefSeq protein has 1 substitution compared to this genomic sequence), with the translated sequence MAHVRTYNPRVRVGNWKEDVTLEEETSKEFILQKDRGELTVQKEGALKQSILKPVSLSVSQDGFLHFGDTVMLVNCGDGGHMQRSPCVLSIIADSSNVTSHSQTNTGPHLLGPLQVGGAHSMDPCVRNTFIIISVDGSSDGEVVRYDQSFALKTTGGFAGELFLASDHKSFQKCAKKSRLQELSLVEEFDFLCWWKVLYFDPQDRLENEGYPVQVNNKVLISHCKTNQCLAALSNHILWSQFGKEYELTAHTFLDSHKAEQDNNHWLFSTAHPANQSQSLLQLQQEEHKENQEDTQVKDCS